One window of the Solanum stenotomum isolate F172 chromosome 11, ASM1918654v1, whole genome shotgun sequence genome contains the following:
- the LOC125845431 gene encoding dof zinc finger protein DOF3.6-like, whose amino-acid sequence MAFSSFPIYLDHHNLHHLQQQPDHHQQGNPGLDNPQLLPPPTQVGGGPGSIRPGSMADRARIAKLSLPEAGLKCPRCDSSNTKFCYFNNYSLSQPRHFCKNCRRYWTRGGALRNVPVGGGCRRNKRNKSSNNNNSAKSGGGGGQMGNTTNNASTSAIPSSCNMEMIGHHFSQSSTQFTSLMGAFQNLNNYGGLIQPPPHQLVGEMGFQIGSNNLLPSLVASNNFEHPTNLYPTFQNEGPTTTTTTTIEASNGVTQQVKMEDNNRQGMNSSTKQFLGTLENTNQYWGVANENSWIGFSSDLNNNSPSTTNHLL is encoded by the exons atggctttctcttcttttccaatCTATTTAGATCATCATAATTTGCACCAT TTACAACAACAGCCAGATCATCATCAACAAGGAAACCCTGGCCTTGACAATCCTCAGCTCCTTCCACCACCCACTCAGGTGGGTGGTGGGCCGGGCTCGATCAGGCCTGGTTCTATGGCCGATCGAGCCCGAATAGCCAAGCTTTCGTTGCCGGAAGCTGGGTTAAAGTGTCCAAGGTGTGATTCCTCGAACACTAAGTTTTGTTACTTCAACAACTACAGCCTCTCCCAACCGCGCCATTTCTGTAAGAATTGTCGCCGTTATTGGACAAGAGGGGGCGCCTTGAGAAACGTGCCGGTGGGAGGCGGCTGTAGGAggaataaaagaaacaaaagcagtaacaacaacaatagcGCAAAATCAGGAGGCGGAGGAGGACAAATGGGTAATACTACTAATAATGCTTCAACAAGTGCAATTCCTTCAAGTTGTAACATGGAAATGATTGGTCACCACTTTTCACAATCATCTACACAATTTACATCACTTATGGGTGCTTTCCAAAACCTAAATAATTATGGAGGATTAATTCAGCCTCCTCCTCATCAATTAGTTGGTGAAATGGGATTTCAAATAGGGAGTAACAATTTATTGCCATCTTTGGTAGCTTCTAACAACTTTGAGCATCCAACAAATTTGTACCCTACTTTTCAAAATGAAGGtcctactactactactactacaacAATTGAAGCATCAAATGGGGTTACTCAACAAGTGAAAATGGAGGATAATAATAGACAAGGTATGAATTCATCAACCAAACAATTTTTGGGTACTCTTGAAAATACTAATCAATATTGGGGTGTTGCAAACGAAAATTCTTGGATAGGGTTTTCTAGTGATCTCAATAATAACTCCCCTAGTACTACCAACCATCTTCTATGA